The DNA sequence actcactcggcGGTGCCACGGGAATCGACATCGCGTCCAGTGATCCTATGACAGGAATCTGCATGGCACCGACGACTGGCACAGACGACCCTGCTCCTATGGCACCTCCCGGAATCACTCCACCAGGCACTCCGGGAATGGCACCGCCTGGCACTCCGGGAATCATTCCACCAGGCAATCCGGGAATGGCACCGCCTGGCACTCCGGGAATGGCACCGCCTGGCACTCCGGGAATCACTCCACCAGACACTACGGGAATGGCACCGCCTGGCACTCCGGGAATCACTCCACCAGGCAATCCGGGAATGGCACCGAGACCCACGATTCCGGGGATAGCTGGCACTGGGGGCTTGATGAGTGCCATGGAGCCAATGTCAGCGGCTGAGGGCAAGAAGGCGGCTGAAAAGATGCCAGGTGGGGTGagtgaggggcgggggggggggggttagttatcatgcctttattttatcttgtttcaTTTCTATCTTTTTGTT is a window from the Penaeus monodon isolate SGIC_2016 chromosome 41, NSTDA_Pmon_1, whole genome shotgun sequence genome containing:
- the LOC119598321 gene encoding elastin-like; this translates as MKNTPVVVLCVAAVAVCGLALPPPESGITTAFLPSAADIGSMALIKPPVPAIPGIVGLGAIPGLPGGVIPGVPGGAIPVVSGGVIPGVPGGAIPGVPGGAIPGLPGGMIPGVPGGAIPGVPGGVIPGGAIGAGSSVPVVGAMQIPVIGSLDAMSIPVAPPTMPPAVSSFVKKKVTAATGLSPAKS